The Streptomyces sp. RKAG293 genome includes a region encoding these proteins:
- a CDS encoding NAD(P)/FAD-dependent oxidoreductase produces the protein MDRPRIVVVGGGFAGLECARRLEQLLGPDEAQISLVTPFGYSLYLPLLPQVASGVLTPQSVAVSLRRVLRRTAVVPGGAIGVDPRAKVCIVRRTTDEITDIAYDYLVLAPGSITRSFDIPGLEENARGMKTLAEAAYLRDHVIAQLDLAANSTDRAEQAARLQFVVVGGGYAGTETAACLQRLTTGALKRYPRLDPSLIKWHLVDIADKLMPELGDELGRKAMTMLRKRGVEVSLGVSVAKAAPESVTLTDGRELPCRTLVWTAGVAASPLMGTLGTETVKGRLVVTPSMEVPGLDGVFALGDAAAVPDLARGDGRICAPTAQHSQRQGKAVAGNVVAALRGRQPRPYVHKDLGLVVDLGGTDAVSRPLGIDLAGLPAQAVARGYHLMALRTNVAKVRVMTNWLLNATAGDDFVRIGFLARRPARLRDFEYTDAYLTPDQIGEHTAALAARA, from the coding sequence ATGGACCGACCCCGGATCGTCGTCGTGGGAGGCGGGTTCGCCGGGCTGGAGTGCGCGCGCCGGCTGGAGCAGCTGCTGGGTCCCGACGAGGCGCAGATCTCGCTGGTCACCCCCTTCGGGTACTCGCTGTACCTGCCGCTGCTGCCGCAGGTCGCCTCCGGTGTCCTGACCCCGCAGTCGGTGGCGGTCTCGCTGCGCCGGGTGCTGCGGCGGACGGCCGTCGTGCCGGGTGGGGCGATCGGTGTCGATCCGCGGGCGAAGGTCTGCATCGTGCGCAGGACCACCGACGAGATCACCGACATCGCCTACGACTACCTGGTCCTGGCGCCCGGCAGCATCACCCGCAGCTTCGACATTCCGGGGCTGGAGGAGAACGCCCGGGGAATGAAGACACTGGCCGAGGCGGCGTATCTGCGCGACCACGTCATCGCGCAGCTCGATCTCGCCGCGAACAGCACGGACCGTGCGGAGCAGGCGGCCCGGCTGCAGTTCGTGGTGGTGGGCGGCGGCTACGCCGGTACGGAGACGGCCGCCTGTCTGCAGCGGCTCACCACCGGCGCCCTCAAGCGCTATCCGCGGCTGGACCCGTCACTGATCAAGTGGCATCTGGTCGACATCGCCGACAAGCTCATGCCGGAACTCGGCGACGAGTTGGGCCGCAAAGCCATGACGATGCTGCGCAAGCGCGGCGTCGAGGTGTCGCTGGGCGTCTCCGTCGCCAAGGCCGCCCCGGAGAGCGTCACCCTCACCGACGGGCGGGAACTGCCCTGCCGCACGCTGGTCTGGACGGCGGGCGTCGCCGCCAGCCCTCTGATGGGGACCCTGGGCACGGAGACGGTCAAGGGGCGCCTCGTGGTGACCCCGTCGATGGAGGTCCCCGGCCTGGACGGCGTCTTCGCACTCGGCGACGCCGCCGCCGTTCCGGATCTGGCCCGGGGCGACGGCCGGATCTGCGCGCCCACGGCGCAGCACTCCCAGCGGCAGGGCAAGGCGGTCGCGGGCAATGTCGTCGCGGCGCTGCGCGGCCGGCAGCCGCGCCCTTACGTGCACAAGGACCTCGGCCTGGTCGTCGACCTCGGCGGGACGGACGCGGTCTCCCGGCCGCTGGGCATCGACCTCGCCGGTCTGCCGGCGCAGGCCGTGGCCCGCGGCTACCACCTGATGGCGCTGCGGACCAATGTCGCCAAGGTGCGGGTGATGACCAACTGGCTGCTCAACGCCACCGCGGGCGACGACTTCGTCCGCATCGGCTTCCTGGCCCGGCGCCCCGCCCGGCTGCGGGACTTCGAGTACACCGACGCCTATCTGACGCCGGACCAGATTGGTGAGCACACCGCCGCGCTGGCCGCGCGTGCCTGA
- a CDS encoding MFS transporter yields the protein MASSDTTDSRAAGAGAAETGTITTAVPARLDRLPWSKWHWTIVIGLGTVWILDGLEVTVVGNIAGRLSEQGSGLSITSAQVTGLAAALYVAGACVGALFFGWLTDRYGRKKLFLITLAVYLAATAMTALSFQSWWFFTFRFLTGLGIGGEYAAINSAIDELIPSKYRGRVDLIINGSFWLGAIAGSLLSVLMLDTNIFPADLGWRLTFALGVVLGLIILVVRRHVPESPRWMFIHGRGEEADELVTSAEEQITRETGRELPEPAGEITIHQRTSIGFGIIAKTVFGDYPKRATLGLALFVGQAFLYNAITFGFGAILTTFYDVPTGHTGYYFAVIAAGNLMGPLLLGRLFDTWGRRPMIAGTYIGSGLLLFGTAWLFGAGHLSADTLTACWCVVLFFASTGASSAYLTVSEIFPMETRAMAIAFFYAIGTAAGGITGPLVFAKLTESGVVDDTVLAFCIGAALMTVAGVVAAFLAVPAEGRSLEDIATPLSAAKPPAPEASAPEASSTSTSTAPAA from the coding sequence ATGGCGTCGTCAGACACCACAGACAGCAGAGCGGCCGGCGCGGGCGCGGCGGAGACCGGCACCATCACCACCGCGGTACCCGCCCGCCTCGACCGCCTGCCGTGGTCGAAGTGGCACTGGACCATCGTGATCGGTCTGGGAACGGTGTGGATCCTCGACGGGCTCGAGGTCACGGTCGTCGGCAACATCGCCGGCCGGCTCTCCGAGCAGGGCAGCGGACTGTCCATCACGTCCGCGCAGGTGACCGGTCTCGCCGCCGCCCTGTACGTGGCGGGGGCCTGTGTGGGCGCACTGTTCTTCGGCTGGCTCACCGACCGCTACGGCCGCAAGAAGCTGTTCCTGATCACCCTGGCCGTCTATCTCGCGGCCACGGCGATGACCGCGCTGTCGTTCCAGTCCTGGTGGTTCTTCACGTTCCGCTTCCTGACCGGGCTGGGCATCGGCGGTGAGTACGCGGCGATCAACTCGGCCATCGACGAGCTGATCCCGTCCAAGTACCGCGGCCGGGTCGATCTGATCATCAACGGCAGTTTCTGGCTGGGCGCCATCGCCGGCTCCCTGCTGTCGGTGCTCATGCTCGACACGAACATCTTCCCCGCCGATCTGGGCTGGCGGCTCACCTTCGCCCTGGGGGTCGTGCTGGGTCTGATCATCCTGGTGGTGCGGCGCCATGTGCCGGAGTCGCCACGCTGGATGTTCATCCACGGACGGGGTGAGGAGGCGGACGAGCTGGTGACGTCCGCCGAGGAGCAGATCACCCGCGAGACCGGACGCGAGCTGCCGGAACCCGCCGGCGAGATCACCATCCACCAGCGCACCTCGATCGGCTTCGGCATCATCGCGAAGACCGTCTTCGGCGACTACCCCAAGCGCGCCACGCTGGGTCTGGCGCTCTTCGTCGGCCAGGCGTTCCTCTACAACGCGATCACCTTCGGCTTCGGAGCGATCCTCACCACGTTCTACGACGTCCCCACCGGGCACACCGGCTACTACTTCGCGGTGATCGCCGCGGGCAACCTGATGGGTCCGCTGCTGCTGGGACGGCTCTTCGACACCTGGGGCCGGCGCCCCATGATCGCGGGTACCTACATCGGCAGCGGCCTGCTGCTGTTCGGCACCGCGTGGCTCTTCGGGGCCGGGCATCTGTCGGCCGACACGCTGACGGCGTGCTGGTGCGTGGTGCTGTTCTTCGCCTCGACGGGGGCCAGCAGCGCGTATCTCACCGTCTCCGAGATCTTCCCGATGGAGACCCGGGCGATGGCCATCGCGTTCTTCTACGCGATCGGGACGGCGGCGGGCGGCATCACCGGGCCGCTGGTGTTCGCCAAGCTCACCGAGTCCGGGGTGGTCGACGACACGGTCCTGGCGTTCTGCATCGGTGCGGCACTGATGACGGTGGCCGGGGTCGTCGCCGCCTTCCTGGCGGTACCGGCGGAGGGGCGTTCCCTGGAGGACATCGCCACCCCGCTGTCGGCCGCGAAGCCGCCCGCACCCGAGGCGTCCGCACCCGAGGCGTCCTCCACCTCCACCTCCACAGCGCCGGCCGCCTGA
- a CDS encoding PP2C family protein-serine/threonine phosphatase yields the protein MNALQDSGRALRAATPPALLDALRPVLARCHDALDAQLLMADYGLGHLQAMTVPPHGVPALPVDGSGAGRAFGSQEPYAERRDGGSVLHLPVTARGDRLGVLSVTFAEPPDPAATKELLEIAGLLAHEVVVAERDTDLYVQARRLDRLTLAAEMQWQLLPARSCSRPEFALGAQLEPAYDTFGDNFDWSASPDALTLSITNGMGDGINAALLTSLGVGALRNARRADLPLADQAALADQAVYGQHHGTWHLSCLLLRFELATGRVEIIDAGSPRAFVLRDGTVRPLTFEAQLPLGMFDGTHYEPESIRVLPGDRLLFVSDGVHAVTDAGGEAYGDRALARAFLATRLLPAADVPRAVLRELTTHRGSSQGDDDALVVCMDWFGRPA from the coding sequence GTGAACGCTCTCCAGGACTCCGGGCGCGCCCTGCGCGCCGCGACGCCTCCCGCCCTGCTCGACGCCCTGCGGCCGGTCCTGGCCCGCTGCCACGACGCCCTGGACGCACAGCTGTTGATGGCCGACTACGGTCTGGGACACCTGCAGGCGATGACGGTCCCGCCGCACGGCGTCCCGGCGCTGCCGGTGGACGGATCGGGCGCCGGCCGGGCCTTCGGCTCGCAGGAACCGTACGCCGAGCGGCGGGACGGCGGCAGCGTCCTGCACCTGCCGGTCACCGCGCGCGGTGACCGGCTCGGGGTGCTGAGTGTCACGTTCGCGGAGCCGCCGGACCCGGCCGCCACCAAGGAGCTGCTGGAGATCGCCGGGCTGCTCGCCCACGAGGTGGTGGTCGCCGAGCGCGACACCGACCTGTACGTCCAGGCGCGCCGGCTGGACCGGCTCACCCTCGCCGCCGAGATGCAGTGGCAGCTGCTGCCCGCCCGCTCCTGCAGCCGGCCCGAGTTCGCCCTCGGTGCACAGCTGGAGCCCGCGTACGACACCTTCGGGGACAACTTCGACTGGTCCGCCTCGCCCGACGCGCTGACCCTGTCGATCACCAACGGGATGGGTGACGGCATCAACGCCGCGCTGCTCACCAGCCTGGGCGTGGGCGCGCTGCGCAACGCCCGGCGCGCCGACCTCCCGCTGGCCGACCAGGCCGCGCTCGCCGACCAGGCGGTGTACGGCCAGCACCACGGCACCTGGCACCTGTCGTGCCTGCTGCTGCGGTTCGAGCTGGCCACCGGCCGGGTGGAGATCATCGACGCGGGATCACCGAGGGCGTTCGTGCTGCGGGACGGAACGGTACGGCCCCTGACGTTCGAGGCCCAGCTCCCGCTGGGCATGTTCGACGGCACCCACTACGAACCCGAGTCGATCCGGGTGCTGCCCGGCGACCGGCTGCTGTTCGTCAGTGACGGGGTGCACGCCGTCACCGACGCCGGCGGTGAGGCGTACGGTGACCGGGCGCTGGCCCGCGCGTTCCTGGCCACCCGGCTGCTGCCCGCGGCCGATGTGCCGCGGGCCGTACTGAGGGAACTCACCACACACCGCGGCTCGTCCCAGGGGGACGACGACGCACTGGTCGTCTGCATGGACTGGTTCGGCAGGCCCGCCTGA
- a CDS encoding MarR family transcriptional regulator, whose translation MHSSRSATHLEEAAGAASEITELLEVLWGRGRDDSAAPVSASQLRVLFILADNEGINLRTLSEALGSAPPSVSRLCDRLQAVGYLERDPNPASRREVRLRLSGRGVKFLDELRARRREQLSQVLATMQPAARTALLSGLRAFRDAAASETSPLPAHTVAAHIA comes from the coding sequence ATGCACTCCTCCCGATCCGCAACCCACCTCGAGGAGGCGGCAGGCGCCGCCTCGGAGATCACTGAGCTTCTCGAGGTGTTGTGGGGCCGTGGACGTGACGATTCCGCGGCTCCGGTGTCCGCCTCACAGCTGCGGGTGCTGTTCATACTCGCGGACAACGAGGGCATCAATCTCCGCACCCTGTCCGAGGCACTGGGCTCGGCCCCGCCGTCCGTCAGCAGACTCTGCGACCGGCTGCAGGCCGTCGGATACCTGGAGCGCGATCCCAATCCGGCGAGCCGGCGTGAGGTCCGGCTCCGGCTCAGCGGACGCGGCGTGAAGTTCCTCGACGAGTTGCGGGCCCGGCGCCGCGAGCAGCTGTCGCAGGTGCTGGCCACGATGCAGCCGGCCGCGCGGACGGCCCTGCTGAGCGGGTTGCGCGCGTTCCGGGACGCCGCCGCTTCCGAGACGTCCCCGCTCCCGGCGCACACGGTCGCCGCGCACATCGCGTAG
- a CDS encoding SpoIIE family protein phosphatase — MPKPLFRPEGPAPVNDPTPESVPDTGRPVPPGPLAGTGAGGSGVERLAAVVERLRRRLDAQQNAAATQGLLDVAKGILVERGVDGPAEAARHLEELAARAGLPTAELAADIVNEAAHDPLSRAVPAPDDSADRAAPPVSVRLRIAEAGALSGTDAQTVAQSLLVHALEPLGATAAAVWQADQEGSLILAGSAGFPPAEAVRWRYVPPRVGTLAQQALLSGRTLWHGAPPASAASIGLSGSGAGARALIPAQRAGRTVGVLEVCWPEPGTPLPRAVHRQLTALAGLCAHTLEGTGSAAPGGGAVRDDSATRLGGLAEGLLDPALVLQPLLDDQGRICDFRITYTNQHFTDFAGRPRADITGRPLLEAYPLAAADGGLYERALRVHATGEPFRTERTVLPVAPEGTAPHPTAALGIGRYGDALLVSWRTHNEATRLAALVEHTQRLGRIGGFEETPATGEVIWNSQLFDIYGLPPDSAPIPLERLRHHAHPDDADIIGRFLREVLHQRGSASTAFRLLRPDGVVRYIRVVAEPAAGPEGGPMTVHGAYQDVSAQHWTEVALAATRNQLADSEQRADERDLLALQLQRAIMPAAPAPIDASGLQVAVRYRPAEKGHLVGGDWYDAVVLPSKQVLLVVGDIAGHGIDAATGMVVLRNALRGLAATGAGPGRMLGWLNTVAHRLTEHVTATVVCGLYDPSTRVVRWARAGHPPPVLVRGARSTVLPLPAGILLGAVAEASYAEETVVLEPGDTLLLYTDGLLERRDRTVNQSLEQLLRDAGPPTGDLEEDLDRLLTHSNSDTDDDTCIIGFRLR; from the coding sequence ATGCCGAAACCGCTCTTCCGACCCGAAGGACCCGCGCCCGTGAACGACCCCACCCCCGAGTCCGTGCCGGACACCGGGCGGCCGGTGCCCCCCGGACCGCTCGCGGGGACCGGCGCGGGCGGATCCGGTGTGGAGCGGCTGGCCGCGGTCGTGGAGCGGCTGCGCCGCAGGCTCGACGCGCAGCAGAACGCGGCCGCCACGCAGGGGCTGCTCGATGTGGCGAAGGGCATCCTGGTCGAACGCGGCGTGGACGGACCGGCCGAGGCCGCCAGACACCTGGAGGAACTCGCCGCCCGCGCCGGGCTGCCGACCGCCGAGCTGGCCGCCGACATCGTCAACGAAGCGGCACACGACCCGTTGTCGCGGGCCGTCCCGGCTCCGGACGACAGCGCCGACCGCGCCGCGCCTCCGGTGTCCGTCCGGCTGCGGATCGCCGAGGCCGGAGCGCTCAGCGGCACCGACGCGCAGACGGTCGCCCAGTCGTTGCTGGTCCACGCGCTGGAGCCGTTGGGCGCCACCGCCGCCGCGGTGTGGCAGGCCGACCAGGAGGGTTCGCTCATCCTCGCCGGCAGCGCGGGATTCCCCCCGGCGGAGGCCGTCCGCTGGCGGTACGTGCCGCCCCGCGTCGGAACGCTGGCCCAGCAGGCGCTGCTGTCGGGGCGGACGCTGTGGCACGGCGCGCCGCCGGCGTCGGCTGCGTCCATCGGCCTGTCCGGCAGCGGTGCCGGCGCCCGGGCGCTGATCCCCGCGCAGCGGGCCGGCCGCACGGTCGGAGTCCTGGAAGTGTGCTGGCCGGAGCCCGGCACACCGCTGCCGCGCGCCGTCCACCGTCAGCTCACCGCCCTCGCCGGGCTGTGCGCGCACACGCTGGAGGGGACCGGCTCCGCCGCACCCGGCGGCGGAGCGGTCCGGGACGACAGCGCCACCCGGCTCGGCGGCCTCGCCGAGGGTCTCCTGGACCCCGCGCTGGTCCTCCAACCGCTGCTGGACGACCAGGGCCGGATCTGCGACTTCCGGATCACGTACACCAATCAGCACTTCACGGACTTCGCCGGCCGCCCGCGGGCCGACATCACCGGACGACCGCTGCTGGAGGCCTACCCGCTCGCGGCCGCGGACGGCGGCCTGTACGAGCGGGCGCTGCGCGTCCATGCCACCGGCGAGCCGTTCCGCACCGAGCGGACGGTCCTGCCGGTCGCCCCCGAGGGCACGGCGCCGCACCCGACGGCCGCGCTGGGCATCGGACGGTACGGCGACGCCCTGCTGGTGAGCTGGCGCACCCACAACGAGGCGACCCGGCTGGCGGCACTGGTCGAGCACACCCAGCGGCTGGGCCGGATCGGCGGGTTCGAGGAGACCCCGGCCACCGGCGAGGTCATCTGGAACAGCCAGCTGTTCGACATCTACGGGCTGCCGCCGGACTCCGCGCCGATCCCGCTGGAACGGCTGCGCCACCACGCCCACCCCGACGACGCCGACATCATCGGACGGTTCCTGCGGGAGGTGCTGCACCAGCGCGGGTCCGCCTCCACGGCCTTCCGGCTGCTGCGCCCCGACGGAGTCGTCCGGTACATCCGGGTGGTCGCGGAACCGGCGGCCGGCCCGGAAGGCGGCCCGATGACCGTGCACGGCGCCTACCAGGACGTCTCCGCGCAGCACTGGACGGAGGTCGCGCTGGCGGCCACCCGCAACCAGCTCGCCGACTCCGAGCAGCGGGCCGACGAACGCGACCTGCTCGCCCTGCAGCTCCAGCGCGCCATCATGCCGGCGGCCCCCGCGCCCATCGACGCGTCCGGGCTGCAGGTCGCGGTCCGCTACCGGCCCGCGGAGAAGGGCCACCTGGTCGGCGGCGACTGGTACGACGCCGTCGTGCTGCCCAGCAAGCAGGTCCTGCTGGTGGTCGGTGACATCGCGGGGCACGGGATCGACGCCGCCACCGGCATGGTCGTGCTGCGCAACGCCCTGCGCGGCCTGGCCGCGACCGGTGCGGGACCCGGCCGGATGCTGGGCTGGCTCAACACCGTCGCCCACCGGCTCACCGAACACGTCACGGCCACCGTGGTCTGCGGGCTGTACGACCCGTCGACCCGGGTGGTCCGCTGGGCCCGTGCCGGGCACCCGCCGCCGGTGCTGGTCCGCGGCGCGCGGTCCACGGTGCTGCCGCTGCCCGCCGGCATCCTGCTCGGCGCCGTCGCCGAGGCGAGCTACGCGGAGGAGACGGTCGTCCTGGAGCCGGGGGACACCCTGCTGCTCTACACCGACGGGCTGTTGGAGCGCCGGGACCGTACCGTCAACCAGTCCCTGGAGCAGCTGCTGCGCGATGCCGGGCCGCCCACCGGCGACCTGGAGGAGGACCTCGACCGGCTGCTCACCCACAGCAACTCCGACACCGACGACGACACCTGCATCATCGGATTCCGGCTTCGGTGA
- a CDS encoding HAMP domain-containing protein, whose product MGDMVDADARVKPPRGRSGGARNRADDRAPDQAADSADRGGPVGEAELRRLLAGLTAVRDGDFGTRLPGDTALLGEIATVFNGMVDQLSLFTSEVTRVAREVGSDGRLGGQAVVPGVSGTWKDLTDSVNVMAGNLTTQVRSIAQVSTAVAKGDLSQKISVEAKGEVAALAEAINTMVGTLSAFADEVTRVAREVGTEGMLGGQARVPNVAGTWKDLTDNVNSMANNLTSQVRNIAQVTTAVARGDLTRKIDVDARGEILELKTTINTMVDQLSSFAAEVTRVAREVGSEGRLGGQAEVEGVSGTWKRLTENVNELAGNLTRQVRAIAEVTGAVAEGDLTRSISVDASGEVADLKDNINSMVESLRETTRANQEQDWLKSNLARISGLMQGRRDLGIVAELIMDELTPLVAAQYGAFYLAEDAPEGTELQLICSYGYPSGTGSQDRPSRFKLGQSLVGQAARSRRTIAVDDIPAGYVISSGLGHTPPASLIVLPIVVEGQVLGVIELASVHRFTQIHRDFLDQLMETIGANVNTIVANARTDELLGESQRLAAELQARSSELQVRQEELQSSNAELEEKAALLATQNRDIETKNLEIEQARQELEERAQQLALASKYKSEFLANMSHELRTPLNSLLVLAQLLAQNPHHNLTPKQVEYAGVIHSAGSDLLQLINDILDLSKVEAGRMDVAPEWVPLRQLVDYVESTFRPLTSQKGLEFRVEVASGTPMEVLTDDARLRQVLGNLMSNAVKFTEAGEVALRVFVAPPGDLPAAALSQGPMLALEVRDTGIGIAEQQLEAIFGAFQQADGTTSRRYGGTGLGLSISREIAQLLGGSIQAASVPGEGSVFTFHLPVAQPDFAALHGAATGDATAEPLVLSSPEPDRERDRNENRDRGHDHDRRRDPGRDPGREGALETERRRLLVIEDQPRGLLSLVAESVVAELDHGRGPADPRGRVRLRSAAGAAEAVEALATEPYDCVVLGLDANGEAGLRSLDVIMSEPALREVPVLVHPTRRLDPERERQIAERARTRPLEVLSGLDELRERIARHLKSYRPRETARGAAAVGLDGRTILVIDDDTRNVFALTSMLELHGVRVMHAEDGRKGIDTLDLNPGIDLILMDVMMPEMDGYAATAAIRAMPHYADLPIIAVTAKAMHGDREKSLASGANDYVTKPVDSAALVACIRRWLR is encoded by the coding sequence ATGGGCGACATGGTGGATGCGGACGCGCGGGTGAAACCACCGCGCGGCCGGTCCGGCGGTGCACGGAACCGTGCGGACGACCGGGCGCCGGACCAGGCAGCGGACTCCGCCGACCGCGGCGGACCGGTCGGCGAAGCGGAGCTCCGGCGGCTGCTCGCCGGCCTCACCGCCGTCCGTGACGGCGACTTCGGCACCCGGCTGCCCGGTGACACGGCGCTGCTCGGCGAGATCGCCACCGTGTTCAACGGGATGGTCGACCAGCTGTCGCTGTTCACCTCCGAAGTGACCCGGGTGGCCCGCGAGGTCGGCAGCGACGGCCGGCTCGGCGGCCAGGCGGTCGTACCGGGCGTGTCCGGCACCTGGAAGGACCTCACCGACTCCGTCAACGTCATGGCGGGCAATCTCACCACCCAGGTCCGCTCGATCGCCCAGGTCTCGACGGCCGTCGCCAAGGGCGACCTCTCGCAGAAGATCAGTGTGGAGGCCAAGGGCGAGGTCGCCGCGCTCGCCGAAGCGATCAACACCATGGTCGGCACCCTGTCCGCCTTCGCCGACGAGGTGACCCGGGTCGCCCGTGAGGTCGGCACCGAGGGCATGCTCGGCGGCCAGGCCAGGGTGCCGAACGTGGCCGGCACCTGGAAGGACCTGACCGACAACGTCAACTCCATGGCGAACAACCTCACCAGCCAGGTCCGCAACATCGCGCAGGTGACCACGGCCGTCGCCCGGGGCGACCTGACCCGCAAGATCGACGTGGACGCGCGCGGTGAGATCCTCGAGCTCAAGACCACCATCAACACGATGGTCGACCAGCTGTCGTCGTTCGCGGCCGAGGTCACCCGCGTCGCCCGCGAGGTGGGCAGCGAGGGCCGGCTCGGCGGTCAGGCCGAGGTCGAGGGCGTCTCGGGCACCTGGAAGCGGCTCACGGAGAACGTCAACGAGCTGGCCGGGAACCTCACGCGGCAGGTCCGCGCCATCGCGGAGGTCACCGGCGCCGTCGCCGAGGGCGACCTGACCCGGTCGATCTCGGTGGACGCCTCCGGCGAGGTCGCCGACCTCAAGGACAACATCAACTCCATGGTGGAGTCGCTGCGCGAGACGACCCGGGCCAATCAGGAGCAGGACTGGCTCAAGTCGAACCTCGCCCGGATCTCCGGCCTCATGCAGGGCCGCCGGGACCTCGGCATCGTCGCCGAACTGATCATGGACGAGCTGACGCCGCTCGTCGCCGCGCAGTACGGCGCGTTCTACCTCGCCGAGGACGCCCCCGAGGGCACCGAGCTGCAGCTGATCTGCTCCTACGGCTATCCGTCCGGTACCGGATCGCAGGACCGGCCGAGCCGGTTCAAGCTCGGCCAGTCCCTCGTCGGCCAGGCGGCCCGCAGCCGCCGCACCATCGCCGTCGACGACATCCCGGCCGGCTATGTGATCTCCTCCGGGCTCGGCCACACACCGCCCGCCAGCCTGATCGTGCTGCCGATCGTCGTCGAGGGCCAGGTGCTGGGCGTCATCGAGCTCGCCTCGGTGCACCGCTTCACCCAGATCCACCGGGACTTCCTGGACCAGCTGATGGAGACCATCGGCGCCAACGTCAACACCATCGTGGCCAACGCCCGCACCGACGAGCTGCTGGGCGAGTCGCAGCGGCTCGCCGCCGAGTTGCAGGCCCGCTCCAGCGAACTGCAGGTCAGGCAGGAGGAGCTGCAGAGCTCCAACGCCGAACTGGAGGAGAAGGCGGCGCTGCTGGCCACCCAGAACCGCGACATCGAGACCAAGAACCTGGAGATCGAGCAGGCCCGCCAGGAGCTGGAGGAGCGTGCCCAGCAGCTCGCGCTCGCCTCCAAGTACAAGTCCGAGTTCCTCGCCAACATGAGCCACGAGCTGCGCACCCCGCTCAACAGCCTGCTGGTGCTGGCCCAGTTGCTCGCCCAGAACCCGCACCACAACCTCACGCCCAAGCAGGTCGAGTACGCCGGCGTCATCCACTCCGCCGGATCCGACCTCCTCCAGCTGATCAACGACATCCTCGACCTGTCCAAGGTCGAGGCGGGCCGGATGGACGTCGCCCCCGAATGGGTGCCGCTGCGCCAGCTGGTGGACTACGTGGAATCCACCTTCCGTCCGCTGACCTCGCAGAAGGGCCTGGAGTTCCGGGTCGAGGTGGCGTCCGGTACGCCCATGGAGGTCCTCACCGACGACGCCCGGCTGCGGCAGGTGCTGGGCAACCTGATGTCGAACGCCGTGAAGTTCACCGAAGCGGGCGAGGTCGCGCTGCGCGTCTTCGTGGCCCCGCCCGGAGACCTCCCGGCGGCGGCGCTCTCCCAGGGACCCATGCTGGCCCTCGAGGTCCGCGACACCGGGATCGGGATCGCGGAACAACAGCTCGAAGCGATCTTCGGGGCGTTCCAGCAGGCCGACGGCACCACCAGCCGCCGCTACGGCGGCACCGGCCTGGGCCTGTCCATCAGCCGGGAGATCGCCCAGCTGCTGGGCGGCTCCATCCAGGCGGCCAGCGTGCCCGGCGAGGGCAGCGTCTTCACCTTCCATCTGCCCGTCGCCCAGCCCGACTTCGCCGCGCTGCACGGGGCGGCGACCGGCGACGCGACGGCGGAGCCGCTCGTCCTGTCGTCCCCGGAACCGGACCGGGAACGGGACCGGAACGAGAACCGGGACCGCGGCCACGACCACGACCGCCGCCGGGACCCCGGCCGGGACCCCGGCCGGGAGGGGGCGCTGGAGACCGAGCGGCGCCGGCTGCTCGTCATCGAGGACCAGCCCCGCGGACTGCTCTCGCTCGTCGCCGAGAGCGTCGTCGCCGAACTCGACCACGGCCGCGGTCCGGCCGATCCGCGCGGCCGGGTCCGGCTGCGCAGCGCCGCCGGGGCGGCGGAGGCCGTGGAGGCGCTCGCCACCGAGCCGTACGACTGCGTGGTGCTCGGACTCGACGCGAACGGCGAGGCCGGACTGCGCTCGCTCGACGTGATCATGAGCGAACCGGCGCTGCGCGAGGTGCCGGTCCTCGTCCACCCCACCCGGCGGCTCGACCCGGAGCGGGAACGGCAGATCGCCGAGCGGGCCCGCACCCGTCCGCTGGAGGTGCTCTCCGGACTGGACGAGCTCCGGGAGCGCATCGCCCGCCATCTGAAGTCCTACCGGCCGCGGGAGACCGCCCGCGGCGCCGCCGCCGTCGGACTCGACGGCCGGACGATCCTGGTCATCGACGACGACACCCGCAACGTCTTCGCGCTCACCAGCATGCTCGAACTCCACGGAGTCCGGGTCATGCACGCGGAGGACGGCCGCAAGGGCATCGACACCCTGGACCTGAACCCCGGCATCGACCTGATCCTGATGGATGTGATGATGCCGGAGATGGACGGGTACGCGGCCACCGCCGCGATCCGCGCGATGCCCCACTACGCCGATCTGCCGATCATCGCGGTGACCGCCAAGGCCATGCACGGGGACCGGGAGAAGAGCCTGGCCTCCGGCGCCAACGACTACGTCACCAAGCCGGTGGACTCCGCGGCCCTGGTGGCCTGCATACGGCGCTGGCTGCGGTAG